From the genome of Streptomyces sp. NBC_01304:
GTCTTCCGTGTCGGGCCTGCCGCACGTCGGCGGAGTCGCTTCCCGCCTCGACCCGGAGCGGGTACGCCGCACGGTCGCCGAGGTGTACGGCATCATGACCCGCCGCGAGGAATACTTCCGCAGCTCCGGCATCGACTCCATCGCCACCTTCCGCCGGATGCGAGCACGCGGAGACATCTCCGTAGCAGACCAGCCGTGGGGTGACGTCTTCCTGGTCATCGACGGATGGGGCAACTTCCGTACGGAGTACGAGGGTCTGGAATCGGCCATCCACGAGATGGCCGCGCGCGGCCTCGGCTACGGCATCCACCTGATCCTTACCGCATCCCGCGCCATGGAGGTCCGAGCCAACCTCAAGGACCTGCTGATGAACCGCCTCGAGCTCCGACTCGGCGACATCATGGACTCGGAACTGGATCGCAAGGCCGCCGCGAACGTCCCCACAGGTGTGCCCGGACGCGGTCTCACCCCGGAGACGCTGCACTTCATGGCCGCGGTCCCCCGTATCGACGGCATCCACTCCGCCGATGAGCTCTCCGAGGCGACAGCCGCCATGAGCCGGGAAGTCGCCCGCCACTGGACCGCCCCCGGCGCACCGACGGTTCGCCTCCTGCCACGCGAGTTGCCCCTCGAGAGCCTGCCGGCGGCCCTCGCAGAGCCAGACCGGGGGGTCTCCTTCGCCATCGACGAAAACAACCTGGAACCCGTCTTCGTCAACTTCGAACAGGACCCCTTCTTCCTGGTCTTCGGTGAGACCGAGGCTGGCAAGTCCAACCTGCTACGCCTCCTCATCAAGCAGCTGACCGATCGCTACGACGGCGACTCCTGCAAGCTCTTCGTCATCGACAACCGCCGCTCCCTCCTGGGCGTCACCCCGGCATCCCACCTGGCCGAGTACGTGCCGATGTCCAACGCCATGGAGCATCACGTGGAGGCCCTTGGCGATCTCATGCGACGGCGCTCACCATCGCCCGACATCACGGTCGAGCAACTACGGGCACGCAGCTGGTGGACCGGTCCGACGGTGTACGTCATCGTCGATGACTACGACCTGGTGTCGACGTCCAGCGGCAACCCCCTCGCGCCGCTCACGGAACTCCTGCCGTTCGCGCGTGATGTGGGCATCCGCTTCATCATTGCCCGCAACTCGGCAGGCGCCAGCCGCTCCTCGTACGAGCCCTTCATGCAGCGCATGAAGGAGCTGGGCGCGCAGGGCGTCGTGCTCTCCGGCGATCCGACCGAGGGTGACTTGCTGGGCAATGTGCGCCCCCGTGCCATGCCGGCGGGGCGGGGGGTCTTCGTCTCTCGGAGGCGAGGAAATCCTCTGGTGCAGACAGGCCTTATTGGGGTGGGGGACCAGAACTGATAGCGAGGCCAGGATGGGCATGTAGTCGACAAGCGCTGGAGACGGGCAGCTTGGGCACGCTTCGTGCTGGCGCGCTGATACTGCGGATAGGAACCTCTTCCACGACGCATTGGCTGCATGTTCGGATGACGGCACTTCCGACACTGAGACTTGTCCCGTAACGATCTTGGAGTCGGGAGGGGCAAGGTCGTTACGGGGCTACCCGTTCGTCTATCCGGCGAGGGCGAGGTTGTGCAGGCGGGCGACGCCGAGCATGGCGTGGTGTACTCCGTCGCCTTTGAGGCGGCAGTCTCGGAGGATCTTCCAGGTCTTCATGCGAACGAAGGTGTGCTCGACGGGAGCGCGGACCTGTTTGTGGGACGTGTTGTGCGCTTCTTTCCAGTCGGGCAGTGCTTCTCCCTTGTGGCGGCGGTGCGGCATGACGAGTCCGGTGCCTGGGTAGCCGCCATCGGCGATCGTCATGGTCTGCCCTACGGCAGCTTTCGCACCGGATTCCGCCCACGCCTTGCAGTCGTTGCGATTGCCTGGCAGAGGTCGGCCGATGATGACGACCAGGCGGCTATCTGCGTCGATGACCACTTGGTGGTTGGTTGAATACCGGTAGTTCTTCGACTGCTCGGCAATGGTGTGGTCGCGGGTGGGCACGAGGGTGCCGTCAACGATGAGCACGGTGTCCTTGCGGAACCGCTGGCGGGGCTGCAGCGCAAGCCGTGGGCCGAGGTGATTGATGACGCGGTCCGCAGCCGACTTGGAGACTCCGAACAGCGGGGCGAGCTGGCGGAGCGTCAAGTTCGTGCGCCAGTAGGACGCAACCAGCAACAGCCGGTCCTCCAAGGGCAGGCTCCATGGCCGGCCCCGGCGGACAGTGTTGGCCTCGTTGCGCCGCAGCACAGCCACCAACTTCGCGAACTCGCGCGGGCTCAGCCCGGTATACGGGGATATCCAGGACGGCCCCGACGCCGTGATCACACCAGCCACACCGGGATCATCACATCAGACGCCCGCCCATACGTTGTCGCAACTACGATTCCACAGCGCAGTTGATATTGAGCAGGGAGGGTTCATGAGCAGGCCACTGCTGTTCCTAGATGTGGACGGGCCGCTGAACCCCTACGCGGCCCAGCCCGAGAGACGTCCCGACGGCTACACCACACTCAGAGTGCCCCAGAAGAGCGGGACCCCAAGCGAACACACAGGACTCTCGGTCCGGCGGCGACCCTTGCGGGTTTGGCTCAACCCCGAGCACGGACAAGCCCTGATCCGGCTCAACTACGAACTGTGCTGGGCCACCACGTGGATGGACGAAGCCAACCGGTGGATCGCCCCAGTGCTCGACCTTCCCGAACTCCCCTTCGTCGACTTCGGCGACGCCCTGTTCCAAGAACGCCCCGACGGGATCCACTGGAAGACCGGCCCCCTAGTGGACTACGCCAACGGCCGTCCCTTCGCCTGGGTGGACGACGAGCAGAGCGACCTCGACGACGGATACGTAGCCGCCCACCACAAGGGCCCCGGGCTTCTCCACCACGTCAACCCGCGAATCGGACTGCGCGAGGACGACTTCCACACGCTCGCCGTCTTCGCTCGATCAATGGACACCGCGCAAGCCACCGGCTGAGCACGTCACCACCAGACAGCCCAGAACACGGTTCCGTGATCAATGCGGGACAAGCCTGAGCAAGGACGAAGCACTGGATACCAATCAGGGTTTCTCAACCTGCCGTGGTTGCCCACGACTTGGAGAGACTCATGGAGCGACGAAGCTTCTGGTACTCGGAGTTCACAACCAAGATTCATCGTACTGTCCGGGGCATCGAGGTATCTGCCCAACAACGCCCTGCCCCGGATACGTAAACGCCACGGCAAGTACGGGCTGATGGCTAAAGCTGATCCCGCATCACCATGAAGGGCTGTCTGGGAAAGCCGCGCCTCCCTTGCATTGCACAACATCCTTAGAGACTGCGCGCATCACCTGGGCGGCGAATCGTCCGAAATTACCTCTATCTGCAACGGTCGTTGTTACGGGAGGCACCTCGTAAACGGTCACTCTGATGATTCCTCGGCGAGGTGTAGATTCACTGGAGAATCTCTTAGGGCAGTCAATGATGAGCTCCGCTCCGTGACTGGACGAATACCCTCGTGAATCACCAAATCTGATCGCAGTGCTGCCAGGCGCGTTGGTATTCTCCTCTATCCGGGCCTTCACCGATTCAATAGTCGACGTGAATTTTGATTCCGCGAAGTGATCATAAGACACTGCAATAATCCGCCCCCCGGCGCTTAGGCGGCACGTGGGTGGCTTATTCGTCACCTCATTGAAATCCACCTCGCCCGAAACAGACTCCTGGAATTCTTTTCCTTTATCCGGCAGAAGCTTCGATACAACATCCCCCGGCAAAACTCGATCGCATACCCGGTTCGGGACAGCCACAGGGACCTCGCTAGCAGGCCAGAATCGCCATGCCGCAATTCCCGCTGCCATCACAAACAAGGCTAGGCCAATACACATGACCCATCGCTTCGAGCGTCCCATAGGTTACTGGTCCTCTTTCAGGTTTGGTTGCTGATTCGGCCCTTGGTCAAGCGAGACGCTCAGATCATAGTTGTATCTCATGTTGTCCCGTACGCTCGATGCTATGACATCCGCCTCCCCCTCACTCATACCTGCATGTATTGCCGAACTCTTAGCTGCGTCATATACAGCCTCCGCCGAACTGTCTAGCTGCTTGAGCCTGAAATCTTCCCGCTCCTTGTTCGCATCTTCGCTGGAGTCTCGCGAATAGTTTTCCACGGCGGCTTCACTGGCCTCCTCAACGCCCCAGCCGACAACATCCCCCACGACAGGAATCCAGCCGACGGCTGCATTAATGACCCTTCCAGTCCATTTATCAGATTCCTTGACGACGCTTTCATTGAATTCCTTGTCGGATGCAATTCGATCGTCAAATACAGCCTGGGTTCTTGATTCGGCCAAAATTCCAGCTATCTCGCCGCCGGGAGAGCTCATGCTCCGAGCTGCAGCTTCACGGAACGTTTCGGATATATCCTTGTCGGTCAAGGCGCCATGAATTAGTTCGGTGGTAACTGCTTGTTGGGAATTGATGATGGCTCCATAGGCTCGAGGATCTGTGCCTACGCCGCCCAGAAAATCACGCAGTACGCCGGTATTCAGGCTCCCAAGGTTCGCATTTTCACCGACCGTCTTGATCTCACTCTTACCGTTCAGGCCATCCTGCACATCGCGCATGTACTCCGCAGTGATGTTTCCAAGACTTTCACGGAGGGCGGACTTTTCGAGTAGTTCAGGACTTCCACCAAAGTGGTCCACAAGCTGGTAGACGAAAGCAGAGCTCTCAGCCGAGTGAGGCGGAAACGGGCCATCACTGTCGTACGGGCCGCCATAAGCTGCTGATTCCAAGGCATGCCCCAGGGCCTCCTTGCCAATGGGCTTGCCATCTTCCCAAAGGGGAACGCGTGCGTCGCCCCCGCCGCCGACCCCCGATACCCCAAGGTATGGATCGCCTGACAGTAGATAGTCCCAGTTGCTTAGTTCCTTCAGGGCGCCGTCTTCGCCCTTTCCGGTTGAGGCATTGAAAAACTCCAGGGAAGCCTGTGAGTTGTGGCCGAGGGCCTCTAGAAATCCGGCGAGTGGGTCATTGGCTTCGCCGGATGGAGGGTAGGACAAATTCTCTCCACCATGCCACGGGGGCACACCGAACCCACGCGAGCGCTCAAACTCTACGAGCTTCTTCCCGTAACTCTTAAGGAACCCAGAATCGAACTCGCCCTTCCCCATCAAGCTGCTCATAATTTGGAAACCATAAGGCGCTACCATGGGGATCCCACTGCCGGGGAACCTGGTGCTACCGGCAGCTACCATCTCCCGCTTCCAGGATTCCATCTCCGGGCTGCTGGCGTGGGTGGCGGTCGCGATCGTCATGCCAAGGCTGTCCTGGGTGTGTGCCAGGATTTTCCCTCGCACGTCTCCAGGGAACTCGGACGTCGCCAGCTCTTGCCAAAACTTAAGGGTGCCTGTCGCCCCAAGCTCAGTGGTGAGCCTTTCTGCAAACGCAGGGTTATCGTGCTGGGCAGCGAGCACGTCGTTGAAGCGCTCAAGTTCCTTGTCGCTCCAGTCGTCGACGTTCCCCTCGGCAATTTTCTTGGCCCAGTACTTTGCATCGGCTTCACCTTGCAGGAGATTCGCGTCGTCGACCCCCTGCATGAAAGTCTTTCCAAAGTCGTGTTCATTCTTGGCGAGGGCGCGCAGCGCCCGCGATGCTATGCGGTCAGTCTCGTCCGCTTCCTTCAAGATCCGGGCGATGTTCCGCTCGGCAGCCGCAAGTTGCTCCTTCGTCGGCCTGTCGGCGTCGCTACCTTCTCCCGCGACACCAGGAGGAGCCGAAGGCGGCTCCGCTCCCCCTTTGTCATTGATATAGATGTTGTTTTTCGTAGCATCAGAGATGGCGCGACTCAGCTCATCTTGATGCCGGATGAATACGGAATGCGTATCGCGGAGAATGACGTGGATGCTCCGGGCGGTCGTGACTGCATCGTCAAACTCCGATGCAGTCTTAGTGACAAACTTTCGCGATACAGTTGCGTTCACCCCTTCCCAAGATGCTTGTTCGGCCCGCGTCTTGAGGGCAACGCTGCCGCCTTCTCCGTTCGTCAGGACTTTCAACCTACGCGCGACTTCCTCCCAGTCGTCGATGGCAGCCTTAAGCTTTCCCAGGCGTAGGTTCAAAAGTTCCTGCATGCTGAGCATTTCTTGCCCCCGTGGCTTGGTCTACTTAAAGTACTGATTGATCCGCGAAGCCGAAATTGACGTGGCAACCTTGGCGTCCTCCTTGGCGCTCAACGCCCGGGTGTAGTCGAGGTGGTTTGAGATGTGTCCGCATGCATCTACAAGCGTTCTCGCCTTGGAGTTCCATGCATCGTTCAGTTCGGTGAGAGCCGTACCGACCTCCAACCCGTCGTTCAGCAGCTCGATGCCGGCGCTGAAGGAACTAGCCCTCGCGTGGTCAGAGTCAACTCTCAGACGCTCGCGCAAGTCGTACGCCATGGCGCCCAACTTGCCCAAATCGTCATCGCGCACAACCAGGTCTGCAGCGCCGCGACCCTCGACGGGAGCTACTTGATTGAGCTGCATCTGGGCAGAGTGTCGCTCTGCTGCATCAGCCTTCAGTTGGTTCCACTCGTCCCAAGCCATTCGTTCGGCTCCTTCCCCGTATGGACCGATGGATGGCCAAGGGCCAGGTCAACTTATAGAAGTGCTAGGACTGTTCACCAAGCGTTGCCTCGTCTTGGCTGCAGTGTTGTACGTCGGGTCTCTAACCGGGTGATCCACCTCGCCCAATCTACGGCTGGCGCCATTCATCTGAGTGTGATCGGAACTGCTCCTGCGAGATGGGCGGTTGCTGATACCCAGACCACGGCGCGGGCGGCACGGCAGGGGAGGCAGGCACAGGCTCCCGGCGACGACGGGCTCGTACGAGCGGGACGGCGATCCCAGCACCAAGGACGGCTGCCGCGCCCACTCCCAGGGCCAGCCAGAGCCCTGTGTTGCTGTCATCGTCGGAGGCAGAGCTAGCCGGCTTGGTTTCCTTGTTGTCCTGACTGTTGCCGGCGTCGTTGCCCTCAGCAGGCTGGGAAGCCTCGGAGGACGGGGCCTTGGGAGCTGCGGCCGCGAGGTCCGGGAGTGGATATTCGTCGGCTGGACCGGGGACACCAGGGGTCTTCAGCGCCACCAGAGGGCGTACGGCGCCGTAGCCCACATAGTCGTTGCGCTGCTTGCCGCTGGTCGGCTTGCCTGCAGTGTTCAGCATTACGCGTAGGACTTGGTTGTTGGTCCAGTCGGGGTGCTTGGACCAGATAAGAGCAGCGGTGGCGGAGGCCAGAGCGGTCGCGTCACTGGTGCCGTGCGACTTACAGAGACCCGTCTTGCCTCCGCATGCGTGCACGACGTCGTCACCGGGCGCCGACAGGTCGACCTGAGGACCCACCTGTGATTCTTCGGTCTTCTGCAGATTCTCACCGATCGCGCCGACGCCGACGACTCCAGGCGTGCCTGCGGGGTACTCCACGAATCTTGTTCCGTCGTTACCTGCGGAGGCAAAAATCAGTGTTCCCTTGTCCAGCGCGTACTTCACGGCATCGGACAACACCTGTGAGCCGCTAGCTGTCCCTTGGGAGATGTTGATCACTTTGATGCCACGATCAACCGCGTACCGGATCGAGAGAGCAAGCTGTCTGTTGAACGCCTTCTCCCCATCGGCCGCGACGTTCCCTCCCGCATGCACCCGGATCGGAACGATCTTCACGCCGGGGGCAAGTCCGAAGGCCCCGTCACCCCCGCCGCTCCTCCCCGTACCGGCAATCAGTCCGGCCATCCCTGTGCCATGCCCGGTGTAGTCGGTGTGCTCATTGCCCGCGTCCTTGGACGTGAAGTCTTTGCCGTCCAGGACCTGTCCGCGCAAGTCCGGGTTGTTGGGGTCTACCCCACTGTCGACAACTGCGACGGTAATCCCCTTGCCGGTACTGATCTCCCACACCTCCTCGGCCTTCATGGCCGTGAGGTGCCATTGCTGGGAGCGGATCGACTCGGCCTGCGCGGGTGCGGTAGCGATGCCCACCAGCAGCAGCGCTACCGCGCCGGAGAACACGATGCGGCGGCGACTTTTTCGTCTACTACTGGTGAACATCAGTCTTCCCTCATTGCCGTACACATC
Proteins encoded in this window:
- a CDS encoding DUF6571 family protein — protein: MLSMQELLNLRLGKLKAAIDDWEEVARRLKVLTNGEGGSVALKTRAEQASWEGVNATVSRKFVTKTASEFDDAVTTARSIHVILRDTHSVFIRHQDELSRAISDATKNNIYINDKGGAEPPSAPPGVAGEGSDADRPTKEQLAAAERNIARILKEADETDRIASRALRALAKNEHDFGKTFMQGVDDANLLQGEADAKYWAKKIAEGNVDDWSDKELERFNDVLAAQHDNPAFAERLTTELGATGTLKFWQELATSEFPGDVRGKILAHTQDSLGMTIATATHASSPEMESWKREMVAAGSTRFPGSGIPMVAPYGFQIMSSLMGKGEFDSGFLKSYGKKLVEFERSRGFGVPPWHGGENLSYPPSGEANDPLAGFLEALGHNSQASLEFFNASTGKGEDGALKELSNWDYLLSGDPYLGVSGVGGGGDARVPLWEDGKPIGKEALGHALESAAYGGPYDSDGPFPPHSAESSAFVYQLVDHFGGSPELLEKSALRESLGNITAEYMRDVQDGLNGKSEIKTVGENANLGSLNTGVLRDFLGGVGTDPRAYGAIINSQQAVTTELIHGALTDKDISETFREAAARSMSSPGGEIAGILAESRTQAVFDDRIASDKEFNESVVKESDKWTGRVINAAVGWIPVVGDVVGWGVEEASEAAVENYSRDSSEDANKEREDFRLKQLDSSAEAVYDAAKSSAIHAGMSEGEADVIASSVRDNMRYNYDLSVSLDQGPNQQPNLKEDQ
- the mycP gene encoding type VII secretion-associated serine protease mycosin; its protein translation is MFTSSRRKSRRRIVFSGAVALLLVGIATAPAQAESIRSQQWHLTAMKAEEVWEISTGKGITVAVVDSGVDPNNPDLRGQVLDGKDFTSKDAGNEHTDYTGHGTGMAGLIAGTGRSGGGDGAFGLAPGVKIVPIRVHAGGNVAADGEKAFNRQLALSIRYAVDRGIKVINISQGTASGSQVLSDAVKYALDKGTLIFASAGNDGTRFVEYPAGTPGVVGVGAIGENLQKTEESQVGPQVDLSAPGDDVVHACGGKTGLCKSHGTSDATALASATAALIWSKHPDWTNNQVLRVMLNTAGKPTSGKQRNDYVGYGAVRPLVALKTPGVPGPADEYPLPDLAAAAPKAPSSEASQPAEGNDAGNSQDNKETKPASSASDDDSNTGLWLALGVGAAAVLGAGIAVPLVRARRRREPVPASPAVPPAPWSGYQQPPISQEQFRSHSDEWRQP
- a CDS encoding transposase; translation: MAGVITASGPSWISPYTGLSPREFAKLVAVLRRNEANTVRRGRPWSLPLEDRLLLVASYWRTNLTLRQLAPLFGVSKSAADRVINHLGPRLALQPRQRFRKDTVLIVDGTLVPTRDHTIAEQSKNYRYSTNHQVVIDADSRLVVIIGRPLPGNRNDCKAWAESGAKAAVGQTMTIADGGYPGTGLVMPHRRHKGEALPDWKEAHNTSHKQVRAPVEHTFVRMKTWKILRDCRLKGDGVHHAMLGVARLHNLALAG